From one Bacteroides fragilis NCTC 9343 genomic stretch:
- a CDS encoding DUF3408 domain-containing protein: MKRQRNEKPIDEELLMRMMAGEAAGTGEPGTGKEETAVPVEKAQEGKAAETRRRKGRQADYETTFLKGMDIPARYGKPVYVRREYHERIAKISVMLTGGKVSLSAYIDNVLAQHFEQYREEIEAAYAGKLENLF; the protein is encoded by the coding sequence ATGAAGAGACAGCGGAATGAGAAGCCCATCGACGAGGAGCTGCTGATGCGGATGATGGCGGGCGAGGCGGCAGGGACGGGAGAACCGGGAACCGGAAAGGAGGAAACCGCCGTGCCGGTAGAGAAGGCGCAGGAAGGGAAGGCGGCGGAGACAAGACGGCGCAAGGGAAGGCAGGCGGACTACGAGACGACCTTCCTCAAGGGCATGGACATCCCCGCCCGCTACGGCAAGCCGGTCTATGTGCGCCGTGAGTACCACGAGCGCATCGCCAAAATCTCGGTGATGCTGACGGGCGGCAAGGTGTCGCTCTCGGCATACATCGACAACGTGCTGGCGCAGCACTTCGAGCAATACCGGGAGGAGATCGAGGCGGCATACGCCGGGAAACTGGAGAACCTCTTTTAA
- a CDS encoding DUF4134 domain-containing protein, with product MKQKRIFFTAACILAAVGAMAQGNGQAGITEATQMVTSYFEPGTKLIYAIGAVVGLIGGVKVYGKFSAGDPDVSKVAASWFGACIFLIVAATILRSFFL from the coding sequence ATGAAACAGAAAAGAATCTTTTTTACGGCGGCCTGCATACTGGCTGCCGTGGGCGCAATGGCGCAGGGAAACGGGCAGGCGGGCATCACCGAAGCCACGCAGATGGTCACCTCGTATTTTGAGCCGGGGACGAAACTGATTTACGCCATCGGTGCGGTGGTCGGCTTGATCGGCGGGGTGAAAGTGTACGGGAAGTTCAGCGCCGGCGATCCGGACGTGAGCAAAGTCGCCGCAAGCTGGTTCGGAGCCTGCATCTTCCTGATCGTGGCGGCTACCATCCTCCGTTCGTTCTTCCTGTAA